A genomic segment from Actinomadura hallensis encodes:
- a CDS encoding TetR/AcrR family transcriptional regulator — protein MDRVKTRREHYVESTRAALLDAGRRFFAERGFTSVSAEELVRAAGLTRGALYHHFAGKQGLFEAVFEDLEARAAARITAAMAARETPWDRAAEGIRAFLEICSDPDYREIVLLQGPIALGWQRWRELDQRHLGAILVEGLAALLGDSGPHPLNLTASAFYGALTELALSMADAEDPAQAREEALDLIKAMLTGLR, from the coding sequence ATGGACAGGGTCAAGACCCGGCGCGAGCACTATGTGGAGAGCACGCGCGCCGCCCTCCTCGACGCGGGGCGCCGGTTCTTCGCCGAACGGGGTTTCACCTCCGTGTCCGCAGAGGAGCTCGTCCGCGCCGCCGGCCTCACCCGCGGGGCCCTCTACCACCACTTCGCGGGCAAGCAGGGCCTGTTCGAGGCCGTCTTCGAAGACCTGGAGGCCCGCGCCGCCGCGCGGATCACCGCGGCGATGGCCGCGCGGGAGACGCCGTGGGACCGGGCCGCCGAGGGCATCCGCGCCTTCCTGGAGATCTGCTCCGACCCCGACTACCGCGAGATCGTCCTGCTGCAGGGCCCGATCGCGCTCGGCTGGCAGCGGTGGCGCGAACTCGACCAGCGCCACCTCGGCGCCATCCTCGTCGAGGGCCTGGCCGCGCTCCTCGGCGACTCGGGCCCGCATCCGCTGAACCTCACCGCGTCGGCGTTCTACGGCGCGTTGACCGAACTCGCCCTCTCCATGGCGGACGCGGAGGACCCGGCTCAGGCCCGCGAGGAGGCCCTCGACCTCATCAAGGCGATGCTCACCGGGCTGCGGTGA
- a CDS encoding cation diffusion facilitator family transporter, whose amino-acid sequence MSRDGHGHGHRHGHGHGHGHGHGHGHGHGHRRGRRLPHVLRPHSHGTAEKVDSALESSAQGLRALWISLAGLGATTVLQAVVVAFTGSVALLGDTLHNAADALTAVPLGIAFILGRRPPTRRYTYGYGRAEDLAGVVIVLAIAASALAAGYAALHRLAHPQPVEHLGAVAGAAVVGFIGNELVARYRIRVGRRIGSAALVADGLHARTDGFASLAVLLGAGGIALGAPWADPVVGLLITVAILVILWQTALEVGRRIMDAVDPALVDQAEAALAATPGVLAVGDVRLRWVGHRLRAECDVVVDPASTVVRAHQVAVDAEHNLMHALPRLAGAVVHPDPEPRDGEDHHAPLAAHRPVRR is encoded by the coding sequence ATGAGCCGAGACGGGCACGGACACGGACACCGGCACGGACACGGACACGGACACGGGCACGGACACGGGCACGGACACGGGCACGGGCACCGGCGCGGGCGCCGCCTGCCCCACGTCCTGCGGCCCCACTCGCACGGGACCGCCGAGAAGGTCGACTCCGCGCTGGAGTCCAGCGCCCAGGGCCTGCGCGCCCTGTGGATCTCCCTCGCGGGGCTCGGCGCCACGACCGTCTTGCAGGCGGTCGTGGTCGCCTTCACGGGCTCGGTGGCGCTGCTGGGCGACACCCTCCACAACGCCGCCGACGCCCTGACGGCCGTGCCCCTGGGCATCGCGTTCATTCTCGGCAGGCGCCCGCCGACCCGCCGCTACACCTACGGGTACGGGCGCGCGGAGGACCTCGCCGGCGTCGTGATCGTCCTCGCCATCGCCGCGTCCGCTCTCGCCGCCGGGTACGCGGCGCTGCACCGCCTCGCCCATCCACAGCCTGTGGAGCACCTCGGCGCCGTCGCGGGCGCCGCCGTGGTCGGCTTCATCGGCAACGAACTGGTCGCCCGCTACCGCATCCGCGTGGGCCGCCGCATCGGCTCGGCGGCGCTCGTCGCGGACGGCCTCCACGCCCGCACGGACGGGTTCGCGTCCCTCGCCGTCCTCCTGGGGGCGGGTGGGATCGCCTTGGGCGCCCCCTGGGCCGACCCTGTCGTCGGGCTCCTCATCACCGTGGCCATCCTCGTCATCCTCTGGCAGACGGCCCTTGAGGTCGGACGCCGCATCATGGACGCCGTCGACCCCGCCCTGGTCGACCAAGCCGAAGCCGCCCTCGCCGCCACCCCGGGCGTCCTCGCCGTGGGCGACGTCCGCCTCCGCTGGGTCGGCCACCGCCTCCGCGCCGAATGCGACGTGGTCGTGGACCCCGCCTCGACCGTCGTCCGCGCCCACCAGGTGGCCGTGGACGCGGAGCACAACCTGATGCACGCCCTCCCCCGCCTGGCGGGTGCCGTAGTCCATCCCGACCCCGAGCCACGTGACGGGGAAGACCACCACGCCCCTCTCGCCGCCCATCGACCTGTGAGACGTTAG
- a CDS encoding hemolysin family protein, translated as MDPLTTLLITVLLLIGNGFFVAAEFALVAAGRPQLERAAAKGSRPAVAALAGARELSLMLAGAQFGITMCSLGLAIVTEPAFEHLLEPPLHALGVPEAATKAIALGTALAVVTFLHMVIGEMAPKSWAIAHPERAALMLALPFRAFAKVSRPVLTSLNNTTNALLRLIGITPKDELDSHTDAARLSHLVGESRRLGLIGRHDHELLRRAISAREATVGHLVVPATSVTTIDADATAAQIRRKATASGHNRLLVRDRDGAATGIVHVRAAITEPDGERRAGELAHPAPVLTAETTVLDAVSRLRRARAQLAVVNDARNEFVGIVTLDDLLAELLATNPH; from the coding sequence GTGGACCCGCTGACGACACTCCTGATCACCGTCCTGCTGCTGATCGGAAACGGGTTCTTCGTCGCCGCCGAGTTCGCGCTGGTGGCGGCGGGCCGCCCGCAGCTCGAACGCGCCGCGGCCAAGGGCAGCCGTCCCGCCGTCGCGGCCCTCGCCGGAGCCCGCGAGCTGTCGCTGATGCTCGCCGGGGCCCAGTTCGGCATCACGATGTGCTCGCTGGGCCTCGCGATCGTGACCGAGCCCGCGTTCGAGCACCTCCTCGAACCGCCGCTGCACGCGCTCGGCGTCCCCGAGGCCGCGACGAAGGCCATCGCGCTCGGCACCGCCCTCGCGGTCGTGACGTTCCTGCACATGGTCATCGGCGAGATGGCCCCGAAGTCGTGGGCGATCGCGCACCCGGAGCGGGCCGCGCTGATGCTGGCGCTGCCGTTCCGCGCGTTCGCGAAGGTGTCCCGGCCGGTCCTGACGTCGCTCAACAACACGACGAACGCGCTGCTGCGGCTCATCGGCATCACCCCGAAGGACGAGCTGGACAGCCACACCGACGCCGCCCGGCTCAGCCACCTGGTCGGCGAGTCCCGCCGCCTCGGCCTCATCGGACGCCACGACCACGAGCTGCTCCGCCGGGCGATCTCCGCGCGGGAGGCCACCGTCGGGCACCTGGTGGTCCCGGCGACGTCCGTCACCACGATCGACGCCGACGCCACCGCCGCGCAGATCCGCCGGAAGGCCACCGCCAGCGGCCACAACCGGCTCCTCGTCCGCGACCGCGACGGCGCCGCGACCGGGATCGTGCACGTCCGGGCGGCCATCACCGAGCCGGACGGGGAGCGCCGCGCGGGCGAGCTGGCCCACCCGGCGCCCGTCCTCACGGCGGAGACGACCGTCCTGGACGCCGTGAGCCGCCTGCGCCGCGCCCGCGCGCAGCTCGCCGTCGTCAACGACGCCCGCAACGAGTTCGTGGGCATCGTCACCCTGGACGACCTCCTGGCGGAGCTTCTGGCGACCAACCCGCACTGA
- a CDS encoding flavin monoamine oxidase family protein gives MVDVAIVGAGVAGLVAARDLVRDGHDAVVLEARDRVGGRLLNDALPGGEPIEVGGQWVGPGQDAVLALMDELGLSTFPTYDEGRHIAEIGGGRREYTGRIPRLPPATLADIAQGQWRIDRMRRGIPPEAPWTARQASRLDGQTFETWIRRNMRTSGGRAFMRLITQAVFSAEADDLSALWAGFYIAAAGGLDPLIDTTGGAQQDRVSGGSQRIAVALADELGDRVVLGSPVTEIEWEDDSVRLRTPEREVRARRAIIAVPPPLAGRIRYSPGLPGDRDQLVQRMPMGRVIKVNVVYDEPFWRADGFSGQVTSADRPFGVTFDNTPEGGGPGVLVGFLEGRHADVAARVTGAERRARVLADLTAYFGPRAADPVAYIERDWAAEEYSRGCYGAFAAPGTLTRFGPSLRRPVGPLHWAGTETATRWAGYIDGAVESGRRAAREAAGGTAS, from the coding sequence ATGGTCGATGTCGCGATCGTCGGCGCGGGCGTCGCGGGACTGGTCGCGGCGCGCGACCTCGTCCGGGACGGGCACGACGCGGTCGTCCTGGAGGCCCGGGACCGGGTCGGCGGCCGCCTCCTGAACGACGCGCTGCCCGGCGGCGAGCCGATCGAGGTCGGCGGCCAATGGGTCGGCCCCGGCCAGGACGCGGTGCTCGCCCTGATGGACGAGCTGGGGCTGTCCACGTTCCCGACCTACGACGAGGGACGGCACATCGCCGAGATCGGCGGCGGGCGCCGCGAGTACACCGGGCGCATCCCGCGGCTGCCGCCCGCCACGCTCGCCGACATCGCGCAGGGGCAGTGGCGCATCGACCGGATGCGGCGCGGCATCCCGCCCGAAGCGCCGTGGACCGCGAGGCAGGCTTCCCGCCTGGACGGGCAGACGTTCGAGACGTGGATCCGCCGGAACATGCGCACTAGCGGGGGCCGTGCGTTCATGAGGCTGATCACGCAGGCGGTGTTCTCCGCCGAGGCCGACGACCTGTCCGCCCTCTGGGCGGGGTTCTACATCGCCGCCGCCGGAGGGCTCGACCCCCTCATCGACACGACCGGCGGCGCCCAGCAGGACCGCGTGTCCGGGGGATCGCAGCGGATCGCGGTCGCGCTGGCGGACGAGCTGGGCGACCGCGTCGTCCTCGGCTCGCCGGTCACGGAGATCGAGTGGGAGGACGACTCGGTCCGCCTCCGGACCCCGGAGCGGGAGGTGCGGGCCCGGCGCGCGATCATCGCGGTGCCGCCGCCGCTCGCGGGCCGGATCCGCTACTCGCCGGGGCTGCCCGGCGACCGCGACCAGCTCGTCCAGCGGATGCCGATGGGACGCGTCATCAAGGTCAACGTCGTCTACGACGAGCCCTTCTGGCGCGCCGACGGGTTCAGCGGGCAGGTGACCAGCGCCGACCGCCCGTTCGGGGTCACGTTCGACAACACCCCGGAGGGCGGCGGGCCCGGCGTCCTGGTCGGGTTCCTGGAGGGGCGGCACGCCGACGTCGCCGCCCGCGTGACCGGCGCGGAACGCCGCGCCCGGGTCCTCGCCGACCTGACCGCCTACTTCGGGCCGCGCGCCGCGGATCCCGTCGCCTACATCGAGCGGGACTGGGCCGCGGAGGAGTACTCGCGCGGCTGCTACGGCGCCTTCGCCGCCCCCGGGACCCTCACCCGCTTCGGCCCGTCGCTCCGCAGGCCCGTCGGGCCGCTGCACTGGGCGGGCACCGAGACCGCCACCCGCTGGGCCGGCTACATCGACGGCGCCGTCGAATCCGGCCGCCGCGCCGCCCGCGAGGCCGCGGGGGGAACGGCTTCCTGA
- the recQ gene encoding DNA helicase RecQ codes for MASPEIPETLDTLRRVFGYDAFRDGQQEIIEHVVAGGDALVLMPTGGGKSLCYQIPALVRKGTGVVISPLIALMQDQVDAMRALGVRAGFLNSTQDLDERRVVEAQFVAGELDLLYLAPERLKLASTVELLDRGDVSLFAIDEAHCVSQWGHDFRPDYLMLSGLHERWPDVPRIALTATATEATRREIASRLHLEDARHFIASFDRPNIQYRIEPKTDPKRQLLRFLQTEHKGDAGIVYCLSRTSVEKHAAFLTENGIEALPYHAGLDAETRAANQARFLREDGLVMVATIAFGMGIDKPDVRFVAHLDLPKSVEGYYQETGRAGRDGLPSTAWLVYGLQDVVNLRKMIDGGEGDPAYRRRQTMHLDAMLALCETVECRRVQLLNYFGQSAEPCGNCDTCLTPPESWDATVPAQKVLSVIVRLERERRQKFGAGHIIDILLGKKNAKVIQFDHDSLKSFGVGTELREAEWRGVVRQLLAQGLVAVESNHGTLVQTEQSAAVLRGERRVMMRREPERPAPKAAKAARERKAPAELPAEAAPVFERLRAWRAATAKEQGVPAYVIFHDATLREIATALPTTLAELARVNGVGETKLAKYGDQVLETLASAG; via the coding sequence ATGGCTTCCCCCGAGATCCCGGAGACCCTCGACACCCTGCGGCGCGTGTTCGGGTACGACGCGTTCCGGGACGGCCAGCAGGAGATCATCGAGCACGTCGTGGCGGGCGGCGACGCCCTCGTCCTCATGCCGACCGGCGGCGGGAAGTCGCTGTGCTACCAGATCCCCGCGCTCGTCCGGAAGGGCACCGGGGTCGTCATCTCGCCGCTCATCGCCCTCATGCAGGACCAGGTGGACGCGATGCGGGCGCTCGGCGTCCGGGCCGGCTTCCTCAACTCCACGCAGGACCTCGACGAACGCCGCGTCGTCGAGGCCCAGTTCGTCGCGGGCGAGCTCGACCTGCTCTATCTGGCGCCCGAGCGGCTGAAGCTCGCCTCCACCGTCGAACTGCTCGACCGCGGGGACGTCTCCCTGTTCGCCATCGACGAGGCGCACTGCGTGTCGCAGTGGGGGCACGACTTCCGCCCCGACTACCTGATGCTGTCCGGCCTGCACGAACGCTGGCCCGACGTCCCGCGCATCGCCCTCACCGCGACCGCCACCGAGGCGACCCGCCGCGAGATCGCGTCCCGCCTCCACCTGGAGGACGCCCGCCACTTCATCGCGAGCTTCGACCGCCCCAACATCCAGTACCGCATCGAGCCGAAGACCGACCCCAAGCGGCAGCTCCTCCGCTTCCTCCAGACCGAGCACAAGGGCGACGCGGGCATCGTCTACTGCCTGTCCCGCACCTCGGTGGAGAAGCACGCCGCCTTCCTCACCGAGAACGGCATCGAGGCCCTCCCCTACCACGCGGGCCTGGACGCGGAGACCCGCGCCGCGAACCAGGCGCGCTTCCTCCGCGAGGACGGCCTCGTCATGGTCGCGACCATCGCGTTCGGGATGGGCATCGACAAGCCCGACGTCCGCTTCGTCGCCCACCTGGACCTCCCCAAGTCCGTCGAGGGCTACTACCAGGAGACGGGACGCGCCGGGCGCGACGGCCTCCCGTCCACCGCCTGGCTCGTCTACGGCCTGCAGGACGTCGTCAACCTCCGCAAGATGATCGACGGCGGCGAGGGGGATCCCGCCTACCGCCGCCGCCAGACCATGCACCTCGACGCCATGCTCGCCCTCTGCGAGACCGTCGAGTGCCGCCGCGTCCAGCTGCTGAACTACTTCGGCCAGTCCGCCGAGCCGTGCGGCAACTGCGACACCTGCCTGACACCGCCCGAGTCGTGGGACGCGACCGTCCCCGCGCAGAAGGTCCTGTCGGTGATCGTCCGCCTTGAGCGGGAGCGGCGGCAGAAGTTCGGCGCCGGGCACATCATCGACATCCTGCTCGGCAAGAAGAACGCCAAGGTCATCCAGTTCGACCACGACAGCCTGAAGTCCTTCGGCGTGGGAACGGAGCTGCGCGAGGCCGAATGGCGCGGCGTCGTCCGGCAGCTCCTCGCGCAGGGCCTCGTCGCCGTGGAGAGCAACCACGGCACGCTGGTGCAGACCGAGCAGAGCGCGGCCGTCCTGCGCGGCGAGCGCAGGGTGATGATGCGCCGCGAGCCGGAGCGTCCCGCGCCGAAGGCGGCGAAGGCCGCCAGGGAGCGCAAGGCCCCGGCAGAGCTGCCCGCCGAGGCCGCGCCGGTCTTCGAGCGGCTCCGCGCCTGGCGCGCCGCCACCGCCAAGGAGCAGGGCGTCCCCGCCTACGTCATCTTCCACGACGCGACCCTGCGCGAGATCGCCACCGCCCTCCCGACGACCCTCGCCGAACTGGCCCGCGTCAACGGCGTCGGCGAGACCAAACTCGCCAAGTACGGCGACCAGGTCCTGGAGACCCTGGCCTCCGCCGGCTGA
- a CDS encoding hemolysin family protein — protein sequence MLTAALGVLAVIVLTAATGYFVAQEFAYVAADRATLEQAAERGDASAGRALKVIGRLSFMLSGAQLGITMTTLVVGFIAKPALAELIQPMLEVAGIPEGATGAIALAAGFVLATLIQMLLGELFPKNLALARAEPLARALARSTLIYLAVAGPLIRLFDGSAERLLRAVGVEPVQELHGGATLEELGDIIGKSHSAGHLPADLSGLLDRALSFGDLTADAVMVPRPQVRTLPGSAPVSELVALIRETGHSAYPVYGQEVDDVIGVAGVREVADDALDPATPVREVARPALLVPGSQPLYGVIEHMRDSGEEFACVVDEYGGLAGILTFEDVAEELVGEIADETDAREDAPTSGPDGSWIVDAGMRIDEVGRLTRFDLPEGDAYDTLGGLVMAELRRLPSPGDRLTVELDTGSVELEVLSVARRVADKILIKAPSPVEVAGPPVVPAPSRADVPAPAGDVAAPSAGQDAAAPGQEVSWTR from the coding sequence ATGCTGACGGCGGCACTGGGAGTGCTGGCGGTGATCGTCCTCACCGCGGCAACGGGATACTTCGTCGCCCAGGAGTTCGCCTACGTCGCCGCCGACCGCGCGACCCTGGAACAGGCCGCCGAGCGCGGCGACGCGTCCGCCGGGCGGGCGCTGAAGGTCATCGGACGGCTCTCGTTCATGCTGTCGGGCGCGCAGCTCGGCATCACGATGACGACGCTGGTCGTCGGATTCATCGCCAAACCCGCCCTCGCCGAGCTGATCCAGCCGATGCTGGAGGTCGCCGGGATCCCCGAGGGCGCGACCGGCGCGATCGCGCTCGCCGCCGGGTTCGTGCTGGCGACGCTCATCCAGATGCTGCTGGGCGAGCTGTTCCCCAAGAACCTCGCGCTCGCGCGGGCCGAGCCGCTGGCGCGGGCGCTGGCCCGCTCCACGCTCATCTACCTGGCGGTCGCGGGCCCGCTCATCCGGCTGTTCGACGGCTCCGCCGAGCGGCTGCTGCGCGCCGTCGGCGTCGAACCCGTCCAGGAGCTGCACGGCGGCGCGACCCTCGAGGAGCTCGGCGACATCATCGGCAAGTCGCACAGCGCCGGGCACCTGCCCGCCGACCTGTCCGGCCTGCTGGACCGCGCGCTGTCGTTCGGCGACCTCACCGCCGACGCGGTCATGGTGCCCCGCCCGCAGGTGCGGACGCTGCCGGGCAGCGCGCCCGTCTCCGAGCTGGTCGCGCTGATCCGCGAGACCGGGCACAGCGCCTACCCCGTCTACGGCCAGGAGGTCGACGACGTGATCGGCGTCGCCGGCGTCCGCGAGGTCGCCGACGACGCGCTCGACCCCGCCACCCCCGTGCGCGAGGTGGCGCGCCCGGCGCTGCTCGTCCCCGGCAGCCAGCCGCTGTACGGGGTCATCGAGCACATGCGCGACTCCGGCGAGGAGTTCGCCTGCGTCGTCGACGAGTACGGCGGCCTCGCCGGCATCCTCACCTTCGAGGACGTCGCCGAGGAGCTCGTCGGGGAGATCGCCGACGAGACCGACGCGCGGGAGGACGCCCCCACCTCCGGGCCCGACGGGTCGTGGATCGTCGACGCCGGGATGCGCATCGACGAGGTCGGCCGCCTCACCCGCTTCGACCTGCCGGAGGGCGACGCCTACGACACCCTCGGCGGGCTCGTCATGGCGGAGCTGCGGCGGCTGCCGTCGCCCGGCGACCGCCTCACCGTCGAGCTGGACACCGGCTCGGTCGAGCTGGAGGTCCTGAGCGTCGCCCGGCGCGTCGCCGACAAGATCCTGATCAAGGCGCCGTCGCCCGTGGAGGTCGCCGGCCCGCCGGTCGTCCCCGCCCCGTCCCGCGCGGACGTCCCGGCCCCGGCCGGTGACGTCGCGGCCCCGTCCGCCGGGCAGGACGCGGCCGCGCCCGGGCAGGAGGTGTCGTGGACCCGCTGA
- a CDS encoding HAD family hydrolase — translation MPVQAVIFDLDGVLIDSEPVWEEVRRAYVADRGGRWLPDTQERLMGMSTDEWAEYLATDLIDGVTAEQVAYEVIDQMEQRYETELPVLPGAEAAVRRLAEYRPLGLASSSPRILIDLVLGKLGVSSLFRATVSTEEVDRGKPEPDGYLTVAARLEVPPGGCVAIEDSSNGIRSAHAAGMTVIAIPRPAHPPAPDALRLAAHVAGGLDEVTPELVASVHR, via the coding sequence ATGCCCGTGCAGGCCGTCATCTTCGATCTGGACGGCGTCCTGATCGACTCGGAGCCCGTCTGGGAGGAGGTGCGCCGCGCGTACGTCGCCGACCGCGGCGGGCGCTGGCTGCCCGACACCCAGGAGCGCCTCATGGGCATGAGCACCGACGAGTGGGCCGAGTACCTCGCCACCGACCTGATCGACGGGGTCACGGCGGAGCAGGTCGCCTACGAGGTCATCGACCAGATGGAGCAGCGGTACGAGACGGAGCTGCCGGTGCTGCCGGGGGCCGAGGCCGCCGTCCGCAGGCTGGCCGAATACCGCCCGCTGGGGCTGGCCAGCTCGTCCCCCCGCATCCTCATCGACCTCGTGCTCGGCAAGCTCGGGGTGTCCTCGCTGTTCCGCGCCACGGTGTCCACCGAGGAGGTCGACCGCGGCAAGCCCGAACCGGACGGCTACCTCACCGTGGCCGCCCGGCTGGAGGTGCCGCCCGGCGGCTGCGTCGCCATCGAGGACTCCTCCAACGGCATCCGCTCCGCCCACGCCGCCGGGATGACGGTGATCGCGATCCCCCGCCCGGCGCACCCGCCGGCGCCCGACGCGCTGCGACTGGCCGCGCACGTCGCCGGCGGCCTGGACGAGGTGACCCCGGAGCTGGTGGCGTCCGTCCACAGGTGA